Part of the Scyliorhinus canicula chromosome 8, sScyCan1.1, whole genome shotgun sequence genome is shown below.
gagggtgctctttcagagactcgATGGtttgaagggcctccttctgcactgtagggattttatgatcatTTGCCCTAAAAGCCGTATCACTTTAATTCTGCTTATGGAACAATAACTTTCATCACTCTGCCACCTCCATTATATTTCCCACAGCAAGCAAACCTCATAGACCCCAACCTAAATGACATTTATCCTGGATGGGGTGGGTGTCCATTTTATTTGTCTCAAAATGGGGAAGTTTGGCAAAGCAGAATGCAGAGTGAGTAAATATTAATGTGGACGCTTTCACTTATCATCTATTAGGAATATTAGGGCCAATTCACATAGGAATGAAACCAGGAGAAACTTCTATCGCACTGGACGCCCCAAAGCCCTTCAACAGCCAAAGTACTTTGATGCAGCGCAGGAGGCCACACTTGTTGGTGCTTGTCCTTTGCAAGAGCAATTCACCCAATGTAGTCACGTTTGAAGATTAGTTGTTATAATGTAGGGAGACATGCAGACAATCACTTAAAAGTAGGGTGTGTCATTCGATACGGACAAACTGAATTTTTAACTACACTGCCGGCAGGTTTACCTAATGGCCCATTCACAGCATTTCAACAACActccctcacaaatctgtgaaaTGCAAAGATACATTTCCTGCAAATTACAGGACACTGCACACTACAGTATATATGCTTTAGAACCTATTCTACCAGATTGGGTTATCAGAAATATTGATCCAGACCCAGAAAATCAGAGAATCACTTTAACCCAAACGGCCCTCCTTCTATCATACAGGAAAACTTCCTAGTTTGCTGGAAGTTTCAATCAGGCCGACAAAGTCAACAGAAATCAATACCCTGTTTAAAATCAGGCAGAAACCAGCTTCACGGGGCAAGCAGTGAAACACATTCTCCAGTCAATCAAAAGGTTTTTCATTCAGTACTGTCATCAAAGGAGTCTGAAAATATTGCACTTCCTGTGTAAGCAGCTCTCACTGACACGCACACGAGCTTTAGTTTTATCAAAACTATTCTcataaaatgattttaaaaacattttattgccaAGCCAATTGCCAGTTTTGATTGTTCTATATATTTGACAACTATTTTAGAACATTCAAGTCCAATTATTTACAGTCTATGCATTACGTGATTATCGACAGTCTGGAGCAGTTAAATTGCAAGGTTGTGTGATGTACTTTTGGCAATAATACAGATGAAAAGAAACCTGTAACTTGTTTAAATAGATAAATCCACACAACTTTTAAGTCCCACCTTAATACACCATATTTATAAAATTTTCAATGGATAAGATTTGGCATAAGAATCTACACCTTCTTCGTCACTGTCGAGCAGCATCTGCACACGATTGATCTGTACAGTGCTACCAGTCTTGCCACAAGAACTTGTACATAAGATGCCAGCTTGATGACCACATACTTCGAATCCTCCTTGGTGCCACAGTATGAATCTAATATAATTCCCTGGGTGggtaggaaactggagggggtgggtggagggttgggggaaatggctgggggagggggccagaGCAATTTCCAATTTCAAGCCAACATTGTCTTGCAAAATATTTTTCATGCATTTTCCGTTGGGCGGCTAAATAAGTTGGCTCCATTAATGAACCTCTTTGGGATTTTCAATATCAAAGGTGGCCTGTCTGAAGAGCTTTTAGGAAGAGTATTACTTGGCGAAGAGCAGTGTTGTCcatggtctctctcttcccctatgAAACTCCGGGGATAGTCAACATTGGTCACTGGACTGACATCTTCTTGGTCAAGGCGAGTCTGTTCGTTTGGATTTGGAGGACTAGGATCAGAATCTGCGGACAATCCACACACGTCCAAAGACTCAGTGCTCGTGTGCCTGATGAAAATATTCGGTGTTGTATCAGAAAGTTCCTGAGGTTCCAGGGTTTCAAGAACACACTTCTCAACAAGTTCAAAATGATCATTAAGGAGGTTAGTGGTTgtgtccacagtgctgttaccaTCTTCCATACTTGTAACAATTACATCGCTATCACTCTCAATGGTTATGACAAGGGGTGAATGACATTCACTATCAGCCTGTTCACTGCTCTTTTcccttttctgtttctttttgtgTTTCCTCTTCCTTTTATGGTGCCGACTTGCCTCGGTTACCTTCCCCTCGTACACTATCTCCACGCTTACACTTCTTTTCTTCTCCTTGTGCTTTTTCACCTTTGGCTCATTGCCCAGTGTACTCTCAAGTAACACAGAGCCACTTTTCGAGTTACTGCTGCACTGTGAAAGAGGGCCAGGAGAACTACCCTCCTGTCGGGGCAACATGTGAATTTCTGATGATAAATGAGCAAGCTGCAAACTTGCACTTTTGCTCTCTTTATTGGAGGAACTTTCCAAATAATGAGTTTTGTATTTACGTTTGCCCCCGGGTTTCTCTGGTCTCATTTTATCAGACCTACCGGAGGTTGCTCTAGATCTGGTACTGGACGGGCTTCTTGATCGATAACTTCTGTACTGGTAATAAACATCATCCCTGTGGCTACTTGGGCTTCTGAAGCTCGTACTTTCAGAACTAGATCGAATTCTATAATCCGAACACGGTGATCCTCTCCTGTGGTGAGTTCTGTTTCGATTTACAGAATCATGGCCATCGCTCGTTCTATTATGGTAAGTATATCTTTCCCACTGATAAGAGAAACCCCTGTTTCTTTCCTGGTATTCCCTCATGTAGCTGTATGCCCTCTCCCGACTTCTGGACCTCCTTCTGTCTCTAAGAGTAGCATAGCCTCTGCTCCAAGAACGCGACCTAGCTCTATGCCTGTAAACAACAGTGTCACTATTCTGTGACCTTGTCCGACTTCTGGTGATTGGTGCTCGCTCTCGGTTCCTTGATCGCCTCCTGTCTTGAGTTTGATGAGCATGAATTTCCCTGCTGCCTGACCTGGCCCTCTCTCTTGATGAAGATCTGTCTTGGCCTGCTCTTCTGCTTCGGTTTTTAGCTTGATGCTCACCTCTGCTGCAAGAGTAAGCCACCATGGCTCTGTCCCTGGTGCTTGATCTCTCGGTCCTTCTAAGATCATGCTTGTCTCTACTATGTGATCGGACTCTTGATCGATCCTTCGAACTGCCTCGACCTCTGCTTGACatcctctccctgtgtctgcttgaacACGATACACTGCCCCTAGAATGGGAGTTCTTATGACTGTGGCGCTTATCTCTTTTTGATTTGTTACTCTTTTTCTGTTTCAACGGCTTTCTTTTCAATCGCTCCCTGGACACGGACGATCTAGCTGACGATGATCTAGTTGACGAGGACAAACTGCTGGTGCTGTGGAATCGTAAATGTGTGGGCTGCTGGACAACCTCGGTGCTGGTAGCCTGTACGGAAACTTCAGAGTCGGAGCTCAGCTCAATAAGTTCAGGAGTCCTTTCAGCTAAAGGCTTCATGTAACCGACTATTAAGCAGTCGTCGACTGAGCGAGCTGGGTTCTCTTCCTTTGTGCCTGGATCAGACTTTATTGACACCGCAAGTAAAGAGGATGCAACCTGTGGTGGCGTCTCCTCAGAAACAGCAGAGGTTTCACCAGGTGAGGAGTTAACAGATTCCATGGTTTCTGCCACTGAGTAAGAAGGACCAGGCGTTTCATCATCCCATGTTGTCTGACTTAGGCCAAGAGGTAACTCTGCGGGATTGGGAATGGGTCTATCTTCTCCTCGAATGTTAGCGGTATCAGGGGATATTGTGATTACAGATAAATCAGAGTCACTTTCTTCCTCGTAGGATGGAGCCGGGCAGTCATAGTTGGCCCTCTGGTCATACGATTCCATGTTGAATGGTGCCCGTGCAAAACTTGTAAACTCGTGCAAGAAATGTTCTGTGCGGCTGAGTAAGAAGGGCCTGAGTTCACCCTGAAAGGCCTGGCCATCCATGTCATATCGGACAATGTTTGACATGATGATATGTTGCACAATGTTGACCACAGAGCCATGGGAGCCAAATAAGACGCAGAGTTCCCGTTTCAACCACGGCATTAGCCGGTGAAGACAGGCGGCGTTGCGGCGGAAGAATTCAGCAGAAATGTCTCGATACCGACCCCCATCCTGGATATTCCTGACTCGCAAAcccgaccggtacaattcccgtcTAAAGTTGATCATCTCTTGTTCTTGGACCTGGCGCGTGGATCTGCCTTCAGATTGTGCTCTCCTCCGGGCGCCCAGTCGTAGCATCATCCGATGCAAATTGGGCCGCTGATGTGCCCGGGGCTGCCGCCCAAGTGTTTCGAACACCACTCCATTGTCCGGCACTACGGGGAAAACCGGGGACCGCCGAAGCTGACGGCTCGAGCGGCGCTCCCGGGTTAGCGTTGTTCGGTACCTAAACCTCTGCCCACCTGGACTGGCAAAGGAGCCATTCTCTGTTGCCTTCAATACATACTCCTGAAAGTCATTCTCGGTTCGCACACTGTGGAATATGGAGTTGAATGGTTGCTTGCATAGGGGACATTCAGCTTTGTTTCGAGACCATTCCTGAATGCAGCGAAAGCAGAATTTGTGAAAACAGCGATCGATGTAAGACATGTTGTCAAATCTGTCAAGGCAGATGGGGCATTTTGCATCCGGGGATGCATCAGCCCG
Proteins encoded:
- the LOC119970100 gene encoding E3 ubiquitin-protein ligase Topors-like, coding for MASATEDLSTENQCSPEPETSKIPHGVRADASPDAKCPICLDRFDNMSYIDRCFHKFCFRCIQEWSRNKAECPLCKQPFNSIFHSVRTENDFQEYVLKATENGSFASPGGQRFRYRTTLTRERRSSRQLRRSPVFPVVPDNGVVFETLGRQPRAHQRPNLHRMMLRLGARRRAQSEGRSTRQVQEQEMINFRRELYRSGLRVRNIQDGGRYRDISAEFFRRNAACLHRLMPWLKRELCVLFGSHGSVVNIVQHIIMSNIVRYDMDGQAFQGELRPFLLSRTEHFLHEFTSFARAPFNMESYDQRANYDCPAPSYEEESDSDLSVITISPDTANIRGEDRPIPNPAELPLGLSQTTWDDETPGPSYSVAETMESVNSSPGETSAVSEETPPQVASSLLAVSIKSDPGTKEENPARSVDDCLIVGYMKPLAERTPELIELSSDSEVSVQATSTEVVQQPTHLRFHSTSSLSSSTRSSSARSSVSRERLKRKPLKQKKSNKSKRDKRHSHKNSHSRGSVSCSSRHRERMSSRGRGSSKDRSRVRSHSRDKHDLRRTERSSTRDRAMVAYSCSRGEHQAKNRSRRAGQDRSSSRERARSGSREIHAHQTQDRRRSRNRERAPITRSRTRSQNSDTVVYRHRARSRSWSRGYATLRDRRRSRSRERAYSYMREYQERNRGFSYQWERYTYHNRTSDGHDSVNRNRTHHRRGSPCSDYRIRSSSESTSFRSPSSHRDDVYYQYRSYRSRSPSSTRSRATSGRSDKMRPEKPGGKRKYKTHYLESSSNKESKSASLQLAHLSSEIHMLPRQEGSSPGPLSQCSSNSKSGSVLLESTLGNEPKVKKHKEKKRSVSVEIVYEGKVTEASRHHKRKRKHKKKQKREKSSEQADSECHSPLVITIESDSDVIVTSMEDGNSTVDTTTNLLNDHFELVEKCVLETLEPQELSDTTPNIFIRHTSTESLDVCGLSADSDPSPPNPNEQTRLDQEDVSPVTNVDYPRSFIGEERDHGQHCSSPSNTLPKSSSDRPPLILKIPKRFINGANLFSRPTENA